In one window of Vulpes vulpes isolate BD-2025 chromosome 1, VulVul3, whole genome shotgun sequence DNA:
- the PKIB gene encoding cAMP-dependent protein kinase inhibitor beta isoform X2 → MRTDRSEMTDVESVVNNFASSARTGRRNAVPDIQGSAGTGGSSELPLSLEALSVKEDVKKKNEETAQSCLEKPKKEEK, encoded by the exons TAGATCCGAGATGACTGATGTGGAGTCTGTGGTCAACAATTTTGCGTCCTCAGCCAGGACGGGCCGCCGGAACGCCGTGCCAGACATCCAGGGCTCAGCTGGGACAGGCGGATCCTCAGAGTTGCCCCTCAGCCTGGAGGCCCTCTCCGTGAAGGAAG atgtaaaaaagaaaaatgaagaaacagcaCAAAGTTGCTTggaaaagccaaagaaagaagaaaaatga